In Blattabacterium cuenoti, the following proteins share a genomic window:
- a CDS encoding uracil-DNA glycosylase, with translation MEKLTWNSFFIKEYKKKYFNDLLKKLKEEYSNFVCFPRKEDIFSSFKYCSLKKLKVVILGQDPYYNKNQADGLCFSVQNGTKIPPSLRNIFIEVNSCFNNKEIPSNGSLVHWAIQGILLLNSILTVREGFPKSHKEIGWEVFTNRIIHFISENKKNVVFLLWGKHAKMKKKFINQLNDHYVLETSHPSPFSAYHGFFGSKHFIKTNIFLYEKGKCPIKW, from the coding sequence ATGGAGAAATTAACTTGGAATTCTTTTTTTATAAAAGAATATAAAAAAAAATATTTTAATGATTTATTAAAAAAACTGAAAGAAGAGTATAGTAATTTTGTATGTTTTCCTAGAAAAGAAGATATTTTTTCTTCTTTCAAATATTGTTCTTTAAAAAAATTAAAAGTTGTTATCCTAGGTCAGGATCCATATTACAATAAAAATCAAGCTGATGGACTTTGTTTTTCTGTCCAAAATGGAACCAAAATCCCTCCCTCATTAAGGAATATCTTCATAGAAGTAAATAGTTGTTTTAATAATAAAGAAATACCATCTAATGGATCTTTAGTTCATTGGGCAATACAAGGTATTTTGTTATTAAATTCTATTTTGACAGTAAGAGAAGGATTCCCTAAATCTCATAAAGAAATAGGATGGGAAGTTTTTACAAATAGAATTATACATTTTATTTCAGAAAATAAAAAAAATGTTGTTTTTCTTTTATGGGGAAAACATGCAAAAATGAAAAAAAAATTTATTAATCAATTAAATGATCATTATGTTTTAGAAACATCACATCCTTCTCCTTTTTCTGCATATCATGGATTTTTTGGGTCTAAACACTTTATAAAAACTAATATTTTTTTATATGAAAAAGGAAAATGTCCCATAAAATGGTAA
- a CDS encoding 4Fe-4S dicluster domain-containing protein — MSIKITEDCINCGACEPECPNHAIYEGGKTWKMSDGNSLFHKNEDYNIPQKPKKKDTYFIVSEKCTECIGFYEEPQCIMICPVNCCILDMYETKEELINKKNLLHTHHK; from the coding sequence ATGTCTATAAAGATAACAGAAGATTGTATTAATTGTGGAGCTTGCGAACCAGAATGTCCTAATCATGCGATTTATGAAGGAGGAAAAACATGGAAAATGTCAGATGGAAATTCTTTGTTTCATAAAAATGAAGATTATAATATTCCACAAAAACCAAAAAAAAAGGATACATATTTTATTGTTTCAGAAAAATGTACAGAATGTATTGGTTTCTATGAAGAACCTCAATGCATTATGATATGTCCAGTAAACTGTTGTATTCTTGATATGTATGAAACTAAAGAAGAACTTATTAATAAAAAGAATTTATTGCATACTCATCATAAATGA
- a CDS encoding phosphoserine aminotransferase gives MIKTFDKIGKILREFRKFYINKKLNNSFFSNNEIKKFFPSIKKIIQRISINNSWFHMEDLLLSIDQWGKTLTRKNLEYWIDKQFYKINNNKNKEKNVLVIMPGNIPLAGFHDFLCVIISGYKIIIKLSQKDNLLFPFLCKIMKHINPMLKDKIKFTENFFKEKYDYVIATGNNNTARYFEYYFREKPLLLRNNRTSIAILQGDEKQEDLIFLNKDILTYSGRGCRNIGKIFIPYKYNISHILDKSYLYKYITRNKKYMDNYKYYLSIYNMNKKICIKNNDFLIFKEDKNYFSPISVVYYEYYKNLDKLRKNIIKNKKHLQCIVAKNFLEEEICFGEAQLPKLEDYADGINTIQFLSRKIK, from the coding sequence ATGATTAAAACATTTGATAAAATAGGTAAAATTTTAAGAGAATTTAGGAAATTTTACATAAATAAAAAATTAAATAATTCATTTTTTTCTAATAACGAAATAAAAAAATTCTTTCCTTCTATTAAAAAAATTATTCAAAGAATTTCTATCAATAATAGTTGGTTTCATATGGAAGATTTACTTTTAAGTATTGATCAATGGGGGAAGACACTTACAAGAAAAAACTTAGAATATTGGATAGATAAGCAATTTTATAAAATAAATAATAATAAAAATAAAGAAAAAAACGTTCTTGTAATTATGCCTGGAAATATTCCACTAGCAGGATTTCACGATTTTTTGTGCGTTATTATATCTGGATATAAAATAATAATTAAATTATCTCAAAAAGATAATTTATTGTTTCCTTTTTTATGTAAGATTATGAAACATATTAATCCAATGTTAAAGGATAAAATTAAATTTACTGAAAATTTTTTTAAAGAAAAATATGACTATGTCATAGCCACTGGAAATAATAATACGGCTCGTTATTTTGAATATTATTTCAGAGAAAAGCCACTTCTATTACGTAATAATCGAACTTCGATAGCTATTTTACAAGGGGATGAGAAACAGGAAGATTTAATTTTTTTGAATAAAGATATACTTACTTATTCTGGAAGAGGATGTAGAAATATAGGAAAAATTTTTATCCCTTATAAATATAATATCAGTCATATATTGGATAAATCATATTTATATAAATATATTACAAGAAACAAAAAATATATGGATAATTACAAATATTATCTATCTATTTATAATATGAATAAAAAAATATGTATCAAAAACAATGATTTTCTCATTTTTAAAGAGGATAAAAATTATTTTAGTCCAATATCAGTTGTTTATTATGAATATTATAAAAATTTAGATAAATTGAGAAAAAATATTATTAAAAATAAAAAACATCTACAATGCATTGTAGCAAAAAATTTTCTCGAAGAGGAAATATGCTTCGGAGAAGCACAATTACCAAAATTAGAAGATTATGCAGATGGCATTAATACAATTCAATTCTTATCTCGAAAAATAAAATAA
- the ribD gene encoding bifunctional diaminohydroxyphosphoribosylaminopyrimidine deaminase/5-amino-6-(5-phosphoribosylamino)uracil reductase RibD — MENMEFSLKKIFMERAIQLARNGLGTTSPNPMVGCVIEKNGVVISEGWHYKFGMNHAEVEAINKIKDNNSFVNSTLYVTLEPCIHFGKTSPCVDLIIKKKIPIVVIGIRDPYQKVNGLGIKKLINNGIKVVENFLEDQCLVLNKRFFTFHKKNRPYIILKWAQSNDGFIYSSNRKNKWISGENARQLNHKWRSEEDSILVGKKTVLNDNPKLNVRKWDGKNPVRIFIDKKLNIPDSYFVLDGTQKTIIFTEKNKKNKKNIEYICLSFKKELIKNILNQLYRRNIQSLIVEGGKNTLENFIKENMWDECRVFVCNTTLKCGIESPIIKGKMLKSVNIGKDILFYFSR, encoded by the coding sequence ATGGAAAATATGGAATTCTCCTTAAAAAAAATTTTTATGGAGAGAGCTATACAATTAGCTAGAAATGGATTAGGGACAACTTCCCCTAATCCCATGGTTGGATGTGTTATAGAAAAAAACGGAGTTGTTATATCGGAAGGTTGGCATTATAAATTTGGAATGAACCATGCTGAAGTTGAAGCTATCAATAAAATTAAGGACAATAATTCATTTGTTAATTCTACACTATATGTAACATTAGAACCATGTATTCATTTTGGAAAAACATCTCCTTGCGTTGATTTAATCATCAAAAAGAAAATACCGATAGTTGTAATAGGGATCAGAGATCCATATCAAAAAGTAAATGGTCTAGGAATAAAAAAACTTATAAATAATGGAATAAAAGTAGTAGAAAATTTTTTAGAAGATCAATGCTTGGTTCTGAATAAACGTTTTTTCACTTTTCATAAAAAAAACAGGCCTTATATTATACTAAAATGGGCTCAAAGTAATGATGGATTTATATATTCCTCAAATAGAAAAAATAAATGGATAAGTGGAGAAAACGCTAGACAACTAAATCATAAATGGAGATCCGAAGAGGATAGCATTTTAGTTGGAAAAAAAACTGTATTAAACGACAATCCAAAACTAAATGTTAGAAAGTGGGATGGAAAAAATCCAGTAAGGATTTTTATCGATAAAAAATTAAATATACCTGATTCATACTTTGTTTTAGATGGAACTCAAAAAACTATTATTTTTACAGAAAAAAATAAAAAAAATAAAAAAAATATAGAATATATTTGCCTCTCCTTTAAAAAAGAACTAATAAAGAATATATTAAATCAATTATATAGAAGAAACATACAATCTCTGATTGTAGAAGGTGGAAAAAATACATTAGAAAATTTCATAAAAGAAAATATGTGGGATGAATGTAGGGTTTTTGTATGTAATACAACATTAAAATGCGGCATAGAATCTCCTATAATAAAAGGAAAAATGTTAAAAAGTGTAAATATTGGAAAAGATATATTATTTTATTTTTCGAGATAA
- a CDS encoding shikimate dehydrogenase family protein encodes MMVKKTTDNKIIFGLIGKNIGYSFSRNFFLEKFKKESLSNVDYKIFDIEKIEKVSSIFRIPYLIGCNVTIPYKTSIINFLTEITAEAKEIGSVNVVKIIRKKKIIGYNTDIIGFQLSFEKDMKFFHEKNPNALILGTGSVSKTISFVLKNLGISYQFVSRRKRKYFLSYDDLNKDILETHKIIINCTPVGTYPNINSCPLVPYQFISKKHYFYDLVYNPNKSLFLKKAEKKGAFIRNGLEMLNIQANESWKIWNSP; translated from the coding sequence ATGATGGTAAAAAAAACTACTGATAATAAAATTATATTTGGGTTAATTGGTAAAAATATAGGCTATTCTTTTTCAAGAAATTTTTTTTTGGAAAAATTTAAAAAAGAATCTCTATCTAATGTAGATTATAAGATTTTTGATATTGAAAAAATAGAAAAAGTCTCATCTATTTTTAGAATTCCTTATTTGATAGGGTGCAATGTAACAATACCTTACAAAACTAGTATCATTAATTTTTTAACAGAAATAACTGCAGAAGCAAAAGAAATAGGATCCGTAAATGTTGTAAAAATTATTAGGAAAAAAAAGATCATTGGATACAATACAGATATTATTGGTTTTCAATTATCTTTTGAAAAGGATATGAAATTTTTTCATGAAAAAAATCCAAATGCTTTAATTCTAGGAACTGGAAGTGTTTCTAAAACTATATCTTTTGTTTTAAAAAATTTAGGAATATCCTATCAATTCGTATCTAGAAGAAAAAGAAAATATTTTTTATCCTATGATGATTTAAATAAAGATATACTGGAAACTCATAAAATTATTATTAATTGTACCCCGGTTGGAACGTATCCAAATATTAACTCTTGTCCTCTCGTTCCTTATCAATTTATTTCTAAAAAACATTATTTTTATGATTTGGTATATAATCCTAATAAAAGTTTATTTTTAAAAAAAGCAGAAAAAAAAGGAGCTTTTATAAGAAATGGATTAGAAATGTTGAATATTCAAGCAAATGAATCATGGAAAATATGGAATTCTCCTTAA
- the rpsU gene encoding 30S ribosomal protein S21 — MILITIVREGESIDKALKKCKKKFDKTRVLKEFREKQQYVKPSEGRRNEILRAKYREKMRSKNDE, encoded by the coding sequence ATGATTTTAATCACTATAGTAAGAGAAGGTGAGTCTATTGATAAAGCATTAAAAAAATGTAAAAAAAAATTTGATAAAACTAGAGTTCTCAAAGAGTTTAGAGAAAAACAACAATATGTAAAACCTTCTGAAGGAAGAAGAAATGAAATTCTGAGAGCTAAATATAGAGAAAAAATGAGATCAAAGAATGATGAATAA
- the recG gene encoding ATP-dependent DNA helicase RecG: MSYSILKKSIKNLKGLNLKKIHLFNSELNIHTYEDLLFFFPKKYIQLSKFRKISELFTNKNNHNKNFVKILGKITNIKEITTCNKKILIARLEDKTGFIELIWFHKINFYKKIKKNTIIIVYGKLNFFQNKIQIIHPNIEKYEISHSINNNYCIYPIYFIPKKLRDIGLNNLLIIKLLENLIQESKNHIEDFFFQKFLKKKLMSKKEALIQIHFPKSFKKKLQAQYSLKFEELFLIKLFFLSKRKITDGPKFSKLGKNFHQFYKYFLPFSLTEEQKKVFREIWNDLKKSIQMNRLLQGEVGSGKTIIAMLAMLIALDNGFQSCLMAPTEVLAIQHYQYIKKMFSTIKIKIALLTRSTPISVRKKICNDIFKGTIFIIVGTHTLIQKKVKFFNLGLAVIDEQQRFGVKQRSYLCKKNDKKFPHTLIMTATPIPRTLAKIIYHDLNISIIKDLPLGRKPVKTIHLLDKNRKKAFEIIKNQILKGRQIYIVYPIIENKNRKKCNSLMEGYKEIKDKFQTLGNKIGILHGKMTSKEKEIQINLFFHGKTKIMISTTVIEVGINVPNATVILIENANFFGLSQLHQLRGRVGRGPYQSYCILITNENIGLKSSSKIEKMCITNSGLEIAKEDFKQRGSGDLIGTKQSGKSCFHTINIMKDYKMIKEVFPVAENFFEKNPNFLLKKNKDIPHKYYEWIKNRFNNLCL; this comes from the coding sequence ATGTCTTATAGCATTTTAAAAAAATCCATAAAAAATTTAAAAGGATTAAATTTAAAAAAAATACATTTATTTAATTCGGAATTAAACATTCATACATATGAAGATTTATTGTTTTTTTTCCCAAAAAAATATATTCAACTTTCTAAGTTTAGGAAAATATCAGAATTATTTACTAATAAAAATAATCATAACAAAAATTTTGTAAAAATTTTAGGAAAGATTACCAATATTAAAGAAATAACAACTTGTAATAAAAAAATATTGATAGCTCGTTTGGAAGATAAAACGGGATTTATTGAATTAATTTGGTTTCATAAGATTAATTTTTATAAAAAAATAAAAAAAAATACTATTATCATAGTTTACGGAAAACTAAATTTTTTCCAAAATAAAATACAGATTATTCATCCTAATATTGAAAAATATGAAATTTCTCATTCAATAAATAATAACTACTGTATATATCCTATTTATTTTATACCAAAAAAATTAAGAGATATAGGATTAAATAATTTACTTATAATTAAGTTATTAGAAAATTTAATCCAAGAATCAAAGAATCACATAGAAGATTTTTTTTTCCAAAAATTTTTGAAGAAAAAATTAATGTCAAAAAAAGAAGCTTTAATCCAAATTCATTTTCCAAAATCTTTTAAAAAAAAACTTCAAGCACAATATTCTTTAAAATTTGAAGAACTATTTCTAATAAAATTATTTTTTTTATCAAAAAGAAAAATTACAGATGGTCCAAAGTTTTCAAAATTGGGAAAAAATTTTCATCAGTTCTACAAATATTTTCTTCCTTTTTCATTAACAGAAGAACAAAAAAAAGTATTCAGAGAAATATGGAACGATTTAAAAAAATCTATTCAAATGAATAGACTATTACAAGGAGAAGTAGGAAGTGGAAAAACTATAATAGCGATGTTAGCTATGTTAATAGCTTTAGACAACGGATTTCAATCATGTTTGATGGCTCCTACCGAAGTTTTGGCTATACAACATTATCAATATATAAAAAAAATGTTTTCAACAATAAAAATTAAAATAGCTTTATTAACTAGATCAACTCCTATTTCTGTACGAAAAAAAATTTGTAATGATATATTTAAAGGTACGATTTTTATCATAGTTGGAACTCATACATTAATTCAAAAAAAAGTAAAATTTTTTAATTTAGGATTAGCAGTTATAGATGAACAACAACGTTTTGGAGTAAAACAAAGATCTTATCTTTGTAAAAAAAACGATAAAAAATTTCCTCATACTTTAATTATGACTGCTACACCTATTCCTAGAACTTTAGCTAAAATTATATACCATGATTTAAATATATCCATAATAAAAGATCTCCCTTTAGGAAGAAAACCAGTAAAAACTATTCATCTCTTAGATAAAAATAGAAAAAAAGCTTTTGAAATAATAAAAAATCAAATTTTAAAAGGAAGACAAATATATATTGTTTATCCTATTATAGAAAACAAAAATAGAAAGAAATGCAATAGTTTAATGGAAGGATATAAAGAAATAAAAGATAAATTTCAAACATTGGGAAATAAAATAGGAATATTACATGGAAAAATGACTTCTAAGGAAAAAGAAATACAAATAAATCTTTTTTTTCATGGAAAAACTAAAATAATGATATCTACTACTGTAATAGAAGTAGGAATAAATGTTCCAAATGCAACAGTTATTTTAATAGAAAATGCAAACTTTTTTGGATTATCTCAACTTCATCAATTGAGAGGAAGAGTAGGAAGAGGTCCATATCAAAGTTATTGTATACTTATTACAAATGAAAATATTGGATTAAAAAGTAGTTCCAAAATAGAAAAAATGTGTATAACAAATAGTGGATTGGAAATTGCTAAAGAAGATTTTAAACAAAGGGGTAGTGGAGATTTAATAGGAACAAAACAAAGCGGAAAAAGTTGTTTTCATACTATCAATATTATGAAAGATTATAAAATGATAAAAGAAGTATTTCCAGTAGCTGAAAATTTTTTTGAAAAAAATCCAAACTTCTTATTAAAAAAGAACAAAGATATTCCTCACAAATATTATGAATGGATAAAAAATAGATTCAATAATCTATGTCTCTAA
- a CDS encoding ATP-dependent helicase translates to MSLNIDQQKIIKTINGPILVIAGAGSGKTRVITYRIAYMIKNTGIDPSNILALTFTKKAAIEMKNRISKMICIDQLDQLTLGTFHSIFSKILRKESSYIGYNPNYTIYDQKDSENLIKRILKDINLDINLTPKEIRREISECKNNLYSKFLIKKRKSETFIRIYEHYTKRCIQSNALDFDDILLYTNHLFFKFPNILQKYQEKFKYILIDEYQDTNISQSVIIKNLSSKYRNIFVVGDDAQSIYAFRGANIANILNFHLDYNEAKIFRLEQNYRSTNYIVEASNNIISFNKNQITKKIWTKNEKGEKVKIYCASSEKKEAQYIANLILSTKENKYFQYKDIAILYRTNKQSYFIESSLKEKNIPYKIYGSTSLFKRKEIRDLLSYFKIIINPEDEQSVLHVINKIIKNKNIVKHIIELSKQEKITVYNVINKIDNYDIFTKKTKEKLKKIFLEIEKFRIKSKILDAYTIAKHIVHFLIEIDKNYNYTDFQYILYNVSHYIEEQKRLKNNGNNSLSGFLQYLYVEVEEETEKFNDGNKVSLMTVHLSKGLEFSIVFITGLEENIFPSKLSINSQFKIEEERRLFYVALTRAQKMAILTYTKSRFLWGEKKENIRSRFINELNQKFVNTENKKITYENSKNLHIKEGVIVYHQIFGFGTVLKLEYLNKIALINFKKVGKKRILLQLNKLIIHHNK, encoded by the coding sequence ATGTCTCTAAATATAGATCAACAAAAAATAATAAAAACTATTAATGGGCCTATACTAGTTATTGCTGGAGCAGGATCAGGAAAGACTCGCGTTATTACATATAGAATTGCTTATATGATCAAGAATACGGGAATTGACCCTTCTAATATACTAGCTTTAACTTTTACTAAAAAAGCCGCTATAGAAATGAAAAATAGAATATCTAAAATGATTTGCATTGATCAACTAGATCAACTAACATTAGGAACTTTTCATTCTATTTTTTCAAAAATTTTAAGAAAAGAATCCTCCTATATAGGATATAATCCTAATTATACTATTTATGATCAAAAAGATTCAGAAAATCTTATAAAAAGAATATTGAAAGATATTAATTTAGATATTAATCTAACTCCTAAAGAAATAAGAAGAGAAATTTCCGAATGTAAAAATAATTTATACAGTAAGTTTTTAATTAAAAAAAGAAAATCTGAAACTTTTATAAGAATATATGAACATTACACAAAACGTTGTATACAATCAAACGCTTTAGATTTTGATGATATATTACTTTATACTAATCATCTATTCTTTAAATTTCCTAATATTTTACAAAAATATCAAGAAAAATTCAAATATATACTAATAGATGAATATCAAGATACAAATATTTCTCAAAGTGTTATAATAAAAAATTTATCTTCCAAATATAGAAATATTTTTGTAGTAGGAGATGATGCTCAAAGTATTTATGCTTTTCGTGGTGCAAATATAGCAAATATATTAAATTTTCATTTAGATTATAATGAAGCAAAAATATTTCGTCTTGAGCAAAATTATCGTTCTACTAATTATATAGTGGAAGCATCTAACAATATCATTTCTTTCAATAAAAATCAAATAACAAAAAAAATATGGACTAAAAATGAAAAGGGAGAAAAAGTAAAAATATATTGTGCTTCTTCTGAGAAAAAAGAAGCACAATATATTGCTAATCTTATTCTTTCAACAAAAGAAAATAAATATTTTCAATATAAAGACATTGCTATTCTCTATAGAACAAATAAACAATCATATTTTATAGAATCTTCTCTAAAAGAAAAAAATATACCATATAAAATATATGGATCAACTTCATTGTTTAAAAGAAAAGAAATCAGAGACTTATTATCTTATTTTAAGATAATAATAAACCCAGAAGATGAACAATCTGTATTACATGTAATCAATAAAATAATAAAAAATAAAAATATTGTAAAACATATAATAGAATTATCAAAACAAGAAAAAATTACAGTATATAACGTAATAAATAAAATAGATAATTATGACATTTTCACAAAAAAAACGAAAGAAAAGTTAAAAAAAATTTTTTTAGAAATAGAAAAATTTAGAATTAAATCAAAAATATTAGATGCTTATACAATAGCAAAACATATTGTACATTTTTTGATAGAAATAGATAAAAATTATAATTATACAGACTTTCAATATATATTATATAACGTATCTCATTATATAGAAGAACAAAAAAGACTAAAAAATAATGGGAACAATAGTTTATCAGGTTTTTTACAATATTTATATGTAGAGGTAGAAGAAGAAACTGAAAAATTTAATGATGGTAACAAAGTTTCTTTAATGACTGTTCATTTATCTAAAGGATTAGAATTTTCTATTGTTTTTATCACAGGATTAGAAGAAAATATATTTCCATCAAAATTAAGTATAAACTCTCAGTTTAAAATAGAAGAAGAACGTAGACTTTTTTATGTTGCTTTAACTAGAGCACAAAAAATGGCTATATTAACTTATACAAAATCTAGATTTTTATGGGGGGAAAAAAAGGAAAATATTCGCAGTCGTTTTATTAACGAACTAAATCAAAAATTTGTTAATACAGAAAATAAAAAAATTACATATGAAAATTCTAAAAATTTACATATAAAAGAAGGTGTGATCGTTTATCATCAAATATTTGGTTTTGGAACTGTTCTAAAATTAGAATATCTTAATAAAATCGCCTTAATTAACTTTAAAAAAGTTGGAAAAAAGAGAATTTTATTACAATTGAACAAACTTATTATTCATCATAATAAATAA
- a CDS encoding cation diffusion facilitator family transporter codes for MNNLKSIKLNFNLQKVICFISVIIFFIKFISWHFTSSLSIFSDAMESLINIISSFIGLISLYISSLPKDHNHPYGHGKIEFISAAIEGILIFIVGISILINTFMRIKSHIHTNEFFLYRLDHGIFLMFFTTACINYLLGFLSCKIGKKNKSLILIASGKHLKIDTYSTFGIVIGLFLLKITKFTWIDPIISIIFSFIILYTGLKLLRNATAGIMDESDKKLLNKLFNHFNEKRDIHWIDIHHLKAIKYGRDLHVDCHLTVPWFFNVKKANEKVKKLTKLTKNEFGSRVELSVYLEACSKNHCIFCFNKSCQVRHNIFQKKILWTSDRTYYKNKL; via the coding sequence ATGAATAATTTAAAATCAATTAAATTAAACTTCAATTTACAAAAAGTGATATGTTTTATATCTGTTATTATTTTCTTCATAAAATTTATTAGTTGGCATTTTACCTCTTCACTTTCCATATTTAGTGACGCTATGGAAAGTTTAATTAATATAATAAGCAGTTTTATTGGGTTAATTAGTCTATACATATCTTCTTTACCGAAAGATCATAATCATCCATATGGTCATGGAAAAATAGAGTTTATTTCTGCTGCTATAGAAGGAATATTAATTTTTATTGTAGGAATTTCTATATTAATAAATACTTTTATGCGTATTAAATCTCATATTCATACAAATGAATTTTTTTTATATAGATTAGATCATGGAATATTTTTAATGTTTTTTACAACAGCTTGTATTAATTACCTTTTAGGATTTTTATCCTGTAAAATAGGAAAAAAAAATAAGTCTTTAATATTAATAGCTAGTGGAAAACATCTTAAAATAGATACATATTCTACATTTGGAATAGTTATAGGGTTATTTCTTTTGAAAATAACAAAATTTACATGGATTGACCCAATTATTTCCATTATTTTCTCTTTTATAATATTATATACAGGATTAAAATTATTAAGAAATGCAACAGCAGGAATTATGGATGAATCTGATAAAAAACTTTTAAATAAATTATTTAATCATTTTAATGAGAAAAGAGATATTCATTGGATAGATATTCATCATTTAAAAGCAATTAAATATGGGAGAGATCTACATGTAGATTGCCACCTTACTGTTCCATGGTTTTTTAATGTAAAAAAAGCTAATGAAAAAGTTAAAAAATTGACGAAACTAACCAAAAATGAATTTGGGTCTAGAGTAGAATTGTCTGTATATCTAGAAGCATGTTCTAAAAATCACTGTATATTTTGTTTTAATAAATCATGTCAAGTAAGACATAATATTTTTCAAAAAAAAATTCTTTGGACTTCAGATAGAACATATTATAAGAATAAATTATAA
- a CDS encoding DUF4290 domain-containing protein — protein MEYNTNRFKLVIPEYGRNIHKMIYYATKIKNRKKRNLCVLGIIKLMIDSTFTKKNTKNIKKKLSKSIFRHKLIWNQLFIISKYQLDIDIPFPKPNPENISFLSYKKVVYPKYLTSFRYYGKIIRNMIHVAVHCKNEQKKEGLSYAIANTMKKNYLRWNKNIVEDDIIFKDLKELSNGKICLMKKTDTLLQCSHILKNTKKILKRGKKDKNNGKF, from the coding sequence ATGGAATATAATACTAACCGTTTCAAATTAGTTATACCAGAATATGGTAGAAATATTCATAAAATGATATACTATGCTACAAAAATAAAAAATAGAAAAAAAAGGAATCTTTGCGTATTAGGTATTATAAAATTGATGATAGATTCCACTTTCACTAAAAAAAATACTAAAAATATTAAAAAAAAACTGAGCAAATCAATTTTCCGACATAAATTAATATGGAATCAATTATTTATAATATCTAAATATCAGCTAGATATTGATATCCCATTTCCTAAACCTAATCCAGAAAATATTAGCTTTTTATCTTATAAAAAGGTGGTTTATCCAAAATATTTAACTAGTTTTCGATATTATGGAAAGATAATAAGAAACATGATTCATGTCGCAGTTCATTGTAAAAATGAACAAAAAAAAGAAGGATTATCTTATGCTATAGCAAATACAATGAAAAAAAATTATTTAAGATGGAATAAAAATATAGTGGAAGATGATATTATTTTTAAAGACTTAAAAGAACTTTCTAATGGAAAAATTTGTTTAATGAAAAAAACAGATACATTATTGCAGTGTTCTCATATTTTGAAAAATACAAAAAAAATACTGAAGAGAGGGAAAAAAGATAAAAATAATGGGAAGTTTTAA